Proteins encoded by one window of Sphaerodactylus townsendi isolate TG3544 linkage group LG02, MPM_Stown_v2.3, whole genome shotgun sequence:
- the RPS13 gene encoding 40S ribosomal protein S13 — protein MGRMHAPGKGLSQSALPYRRSVPTWLKLTSDDVKEQIYKLAKKGLTPSQIGVILRDSHGVAQVRFVTGNKILRILKSKGLAPDLPEDLYHLIKKAVAVRKHLERNRKDKDAKFRLILIESRIHRLARYYKTKRVLPPNWKYESSTASALVA, from the exons ATGGGTCGCATGCACGCTCCAGG GAAGGGTTTATCCCAGTCTGCCTTGCCTTATAGGCGAAGTGTGCCCACT TGGCTGAAACTCACTTCTGATGATGTAAAAGAACAGATTTACAAGTTGGCTAAGAAAGGCCTGACTCCCTCGCAGATTG GTGTGATCCTGAGGGACTCCCATGGTGTTGCCCAAGTTCGTTTTGTGACAGGCAACAAAATTCTCAGAATTCTTAAATCCAAGGGGCTTGCTCCTGATCTTCCAGAGGACCTTTACCACTTAATCAAAAAGGCAGTTGCTGTTCGTAAGCATCTTGAAAGAAACCGAAAG gataaagatGCCAAATTCCGACTCATTTTGATTGAAAGCAGAATTCATAGACTGGCTCGTTACTACAAGACCAAGAGAGTACTGCCACCTAATTGGAAGTA TGAATCATCTACAGCTTCTGCTCTGGTAGCGTAA